A single window of Eucalyptus grandis isolate ANBG69807.140 chromosome 1, ASM1654582v1, whole genome shotgun sequence DNA harbors:
- the LOC104438665 gene encoding uncharacterized protein LOC104438665 has protein sequence MPVADVACTNLAAGCPSLPCSLRPLLPCSASTPIADYLTQADLSRAHLRSRPTTAARARSPDDVDYARQNTFSLLEERLRDPSLFVRKNAVLVLSHLILNDMMKVINHLRPEYLEDETDTFQGVDDWDVPCGELRGESLNLSQEVCGPFEMSDSLMELEERLKLQQEPLDHGPTIIYVPTRKETLIIAKFLCDFGIKAAAYNAKVSFCIINTLFN, from the exons ATGCCAGTCGCTGACGTCGCTTGCACGAACCTCGCCGCTGGATGCCCGTCGCTGCCGTGCTCGCTCCGCCCGTTGTTGCCGTGCTCTGCCTCGACGCCTATTGCCGACTACTTGACGCAAGCAGATCTGAGCCGAGCTCATCTCCGCTCGCGACCCACCACCGCTGCTCGCGCCAGAAGCCCCGACGACGTTGATTATGCT AGACAGAACACATTTTCACTGCTAGAGGAGCGATTACGAGATCCTTCTCTATTTGTTAGGAAGAATGCTGTTCTTGTGCTCTCCCATCTCATATTGAATGATATGATGAAG GTGATTAACCATCTTAGACCTGAATACTTAGAAGATGAAACGGACACCTTCCAGGGTGTGGATGATTGGGATG TTCCCTGTGGAGAATTACGTGGAGAATCTCTTAATTTAAGCCAGGAGGTATGCGGTCCTTTTGAGATGTCTGATTCACTAATGGAACTGGAGGAAAGGCTGAAGCTTCAGCAAGAGCCATTGGATCATGGACCTACTATTATTTATGTCCCTACGAGGAAAGAAACTTTGATAattgccaaattcttgtgtgACTTCGGCATCAAAGCAGCAGCTTATAATGCCAAGGTTTCATTCTGCATAATAAATACCCTTTTTAATTGA
- the LOC120290615 gene encoding uncharacterized protein LOC120290615, producing MDAQLLVAGLIATVSFAAAFTVPGGYNDDGMAVHAGRPFFKTFVMSNNFAFLFSAVAIFLHYASLTFSYGQKPKYIPTVEGCIQIAMLGLFVAFYVGLNLARERLPESIEEGVHFCVTYGLLFAVCFLYDLSDHEAHAWLLRRVPLGYMRKFLLDCGIHRILCTGNFLFALSAFKFEHFYVSCPI from the exons ATGGATGCTCAACTACTAGTGGCAGGGCTGATAGCCACCGTAAGCTTCGCCGCGGCCTTCACAGTTCCGGGAGGTTATAATGACGATGGAATGGCAGTTCATGCTGGCAGGCCATTTTTTAAAACCTTTGTGATGTCTAACAATTTTGCGTTCCTTTTCTCCGCCGTGGCAATATTCTTACATTATGCAAGTTTAACGTTCAGCTATGGTCAAAAGCCGAAATATATCCCGACCGTGGAAGGTTGCATTCAAATTGCTATGCTCGGGCTGTTCGTAGCCTTTTATGTGGGGCTGAATCTGGCACGGGAGAGGCTCCCCGAGAGTATCGAGGAAGGAGTCCATTTTTGTGTTACGTATGGACTTCTCTTTGCCGTGTGCTTCTTGTATGATTTATCTGACCACGAGGCTCATGCGTGGTTGCTACGTAGGGTACCCCTAGGATATATGCGAAAGTTCTTGCTTGATTGCGGGATACACCGTAT CTTGTGCAcgggaaattttctttttgctttgtcAGCCTTCAAGTTCGAGCACTTTTATGTCAGTTGTCCAATTTAA